From a single Nicotiana tomentosiformis chromosome 2, ASM39032v3, whole genome shotgun sequence genomic region:
- the LOC138904258 gene encoding uncharacterized protein, whose translation MDSVLGHIFERVFPSEPQDAWRTEFEQLHQSAMTVSEYAVRFNDLARHALALVATVREKVVSIARKLEGMLAWDRDEREAKRSRESGTYSGTHAPTAVCHGRGYVSRPVHSALSDASGILAPSRPQKPYYAPPVSSTPPTPGAFSFQSSRPGPSQSQQPCPPRACFECGDTCHIVRDCP comes from the exons atggactcagtacttggacatatttttgagagagtatttccctcagagcctcaggacgcatggcgcacagagtttgagcagctgcaccagagtgctatgactgtgtcagagtatgctgttcGTTTcaatgatttggcccgacatgcactggccttggttgccacagttcgagagaag gttgtgagtattgctaggaaattggagggcatgctcgctTGGGATAGAGATgaaagagaggccaagaggtctcgagagtctggtaCATACAGTGGTACTCATGCCCCAACTGCAGtttgccatggtaggggttatgtgagtcgccccgttcattcagctctttcgGATGCCAGTGGTATTCTGGCCCCTTCTAGACCCCAGAaaccttattatgcaccgccagtatctagtacGCCTCCTACACCGGGTGCTTTTAGCttccagtccagcagacctggtccgagccagtcacaacagccatgccctccgagagcttgttttgagtgtggcgacacttgcCATATTGTGAGGGATTGCCCCTGA